CAATGGTAGACAGATGGCTGGGCATGCGCTCCTCCGCCCTAGGGCGTGCCGACAGACTAGGGGTCGGGCGCCGCAAATGCCACCGCGGTGCTGGACGCCTGCGGACTCGATTCGGCGAAGTGCGGACTCGAGTTCGACAACCACTAGCGTTCTCGTTCCGCTCGGCCTGATCCCAGCGCCTGGAACGACTGTTGCTTGGCCGGGCGCGGGAGCGACTCGAATGTATGGACTCAACGGTCGGGCAGATCGTGATGGAGAGATGGTGCTGAGCCGTGTGAGGTCGTCCTGCTCTGCAGCCCCGACTGCGATCGCGGCACTCCTACGTGCTATCCTTTCCACCACCATGACATCTCGGGCGGGGTTTGCGATCGGGCTGGTGCTGGTGTTCGTGAATTGCGGAGGCGTCACTTCCGCAAGTTCAGATTCGAGCGACGCGGGTGGTGCACCCGCGGTCGGAGGTGCCGGACTGGGCGGCACGCACGCGAACACCGGAGGCATGGGTGCGAAGATCGGTCTCGACCCACCGCCTACCCTCCCCAAAGACTGTCCCTATCCGACCCAACCATCCACCGATGAACCCCCGAAGCTGCAGGCTTGGTGTGAGGGCACGGGCAAGAACCCAGCAGCGTGTCCTGTGCAAGCTGCGGAGTCCGGGAGCGCGTGTGATTCACCCGGACTCGCGTGTGCATACGCTTCCGCGACTGGCGCCGTCCACATGCGCACGTGCAACAGTGGCTCTTGGCAGCCTTCTGCCTCAGCAAGCTGCAAGCAGAAGTGCGGCGACTGGATCCACGAAGGAGAAGTGACCGCCGCATTCTCGGTGCCAACCGCGTCGTGCACCTCCCTGGAGCCGATCCCCTGCGTGGGTGACGCCCCAACCACATCCCAACGCGTCATCGACACGATACAAGCGATCACCGAGTGCTGTGGACCCGCGATCGAAAGCACCATCGAGCTACGCTTCGACAACGGCTGCGTGACCGAAGTGGTGACAGACCGCGCGAAGGAGTACGTGACGAGTTGCTTCGTGAAGACCTTGACCGGACGCCGACTCACCTGCGCACAGGATCTGTCCTGCGGCAGCGTGACGTGGACGACTCTGCAATAGTCGGGCGCATGGCGGGACCGCTTCAGCGCGAGTGACTCGTACTGCGGCACAGGATCGTCAGTGACGCGCTTTGCGGGAGGCGCCGCCACGCGTCGCGGAGGGTCGAGATGAAACCAGAACCATGGAGTTTCTCGCCGTTGCTGGGACGGAGACGTATACTCGAGTTCCATGTCGGCCCGGTCTGCTCGCGGCGCGCTAGCGCTCTGCGCCACCTTGGCGGTCGCGGGGTGCTCGATCCTCCGCGGACTCGACGACTACAACAGCGGTAGCCCGGTGGGCGACGCGTCCACTGGGGGCAGCGGCGGAGTCGATGCATCCACCGGCGGCAGTGCCGGCAGCAGCGGAAGTTCCAGCGGTGGCAGCGGTGCCAGCGGTGGCAGTGCCGGTAGCGGCGGGGAGTCTGGCGCGGACGCGGGCGGCGGTTGTGACGAAGCGGATCTGCCGCAAGCCGATTACGTCGTCCATTCGGTCCCGGTGGACTCACTGGCCATCAACGGAGCCTGCAACGACGCTGCATGGCAGGCCGCACCGCCAATTCCCTTCGACGTCGCGAGCCCAACGAGCAACACGGCTGTGTGCAAGCTGCTGTGGTCGACCGGTTCGGTCAGCCACCTATACGGCTGCTGCGAGGTCCAAGACACCAAGCTCGAGAGCGAATTCACGGCACCCGACTCCGACGTATTCGAGGACGACTCCGTCGAGGTGCTGATCAAAGGAGACACGAACCGTAGCGAGTTCGGGCCGACGGCGAGCAAAGTGATCATCAATCTGCGCAAGGCGGTCTACGACGTCGACTACGTGCCTGGCCTTTGGGACCTGTCCTACTCCGCGGCCGCCGTGACTGGCGTCGTCCTCCACGGAACCCTCGACGACGCGACGCCGGACACCGGCTATTCCATCGAGTGGCGAATGAACCTGGAGTTCGCTCCGAAGCCAACCGAACCGGGTCTGTTAGGGTTCGCGCTCAACGACCGAGACGACGGGATTCGAGTTCACTGGAATGCCTTCGGCAAGTCGGTGAACGTGCCTGCGGATTGGGGCACGGTGGCCTTCTGCCCCGCACCGTGAACGCAAGCTCTGTTGCAAGCGTGAGCCAAACCGACGTTCCCTCGCGCCGTTGGTTTGGTTGGGTCTAGTCCTGCTGCGTCGCGGACGCCGCC
This genomic stretch from Polyangiaceae bacterium harbors:
- a CDS encoding sugar-binding protein — translated: MSARSARGALALCATLAVAGCSILRGLDDYNSGSPVGDASTGGSGGVDASTGGSAGSSGSSSGGSGASGGSAGSGGESGADAGGGCDEADLPQADYVVHSVPVDSLAINGACNDAAWQAAPPIPFDVASPTSNTAVCKLLWSTGSVSHLYGCCEVQDTKLESEFTAPDSDVFEDDSVEVLIKGDTNRSEFGPTASKVIINLRKAVYDVDYVPGLWDLSYSAAAVTGVVLHGTLDDATPDTGYSIEWRMNLEFAPKPTEPGLLGFALNDRDDGIRVHWNAFGKSVNVPADWGTVAFCPAP